The following proteins are encoded in a genomic region of Streptomyces lunaelactis:
- a CDS encoding aminotransferase-like domain-containing protein, which produces MQERSSVAELASTLKRELNRYSPGGKLPSSRALVERYRVSPVTVSRALAQLAAEGLVVTRPGAGAFRAQPRTDATPPGDTSWQEVALSADAATEPVPRAVDASGVLATLAAPPPGVVEFNSGYLHSSLQPERAMAAALARAGRRPGAWGRPPTDGLPELREWFARGLGDTTGAADVLITAGGQSALTTALRALAPPGAPVLVESPTYPGMLAIARAAGLRPVPVPVDAEGVRTELLAAAFQATGARVLVCQPLFQNPTGAVLSAERRPEVLRIARAAGAFVVEDDFARRLAHEDAGPLPGPLAADDHEGVVVHVSSLTKATSPSLRVGMLAARGPVLERLRAIQVVDNFFVPRPLQEAALELVGSPAWNRHLRTVAAELKARRDTATAALLLDLPELALPYIPSGGYHLWLRLPDGTDEAALFSAALRAGVAVAPGRPYFCAEPPAAYLRLSFAGVAGPAEIAEGVRRLRTACDEVLG; this is translated from the coding sequence ATGCAAGAGCGTAGCAGTGTGGCGGAATTGGCGAGTACGTTGAAGCGAGAGCTCAACCGCTACTCTCCTGGTGGAAAGCTGCCGTCCAGTCGGGCGCTCGTCGAGCGGTACCGGGTCTCGCCGGTGACGGTCTCGCGCGCCCTGGCCCAGCTCGCCGCCGAGGGACTGGTCGTCACCCGGCCCGGCGCCGGCGCCTTCCGGGCGCAGCCCCGTACCGACGCCACGCCGCCCGGGGACACCTCCTGGCAGGAGGTCGCCCTCAGCGCCGACGCGGCCACCGAACCGGTGCCACGCGCCGTCGACGCCTCGGGGGTGCTGGCCACGCTCGCCGCGCCGCCGCCGGGCGTCGTGGAGTTCAACAGCGGCTATCTGCACTCCTCCCTCCAGCCGGAGCGGGCGATGGCCGCGGCCCTGGCACGGGCCGGACGGCGGCCCGGCGCCTGGGGCCGGCCGCCCACCGACGGACTACCCGAACTGCGCGAGTGGTTCGCCCGCGGCCTCGGCGACACCACCGGCGCCGCCGACGTACTGATCACGGCGGGCGGCCAGTCCGCGCTGACCACGGCCCTGCGCGCGCTCGCACCGCCCGGCGCCCCCGTCCTCGTCGAGTCACCCACCTACCCCGGCATGCTGGCGATCGCCCGCGCCGCCGGGCTGCGGCCGGTGCCGGTCCCGGTGGACGCCGAGGGGGTACGGACGGAACTGCTCGCCGCGGCCTTCCAGGCCACCGGCGCCCGGGTCCTCGTCTGCCAGCCGCTCTTCCAGAACCCGACCGGCGCGGTGCTCTCGGCAGAGCGCCGCCCAGAGGTGCTGCGCATCGCACGGGCGGCCGGGGCCTTCGTCGTCGAGGACGACTTCGCGCGCCGCCTGGCCCACGAGGACGCGGGCCCGCTGCCCGGGCCGCTCGCCGCGGACGACCACGAGGGTGTCGTCGTCCATGTGAGCTCGCTCACCAAGGCGACCTCGCCCAGTCTGCGGGTGGGCATGCTGGCCGCCCGCGGACCGGTCCTGGAACGGCTGCGCGCCATCCAGGTCGTCGACAACTTCTTCGTACCGCGACCGCTCCAGGAAGCGGCCCTCGAGCTGGTCGGCTCACCGGCGTGGAACCGTCATCTGCGCACTGTCGCGGCCGAGTTGAAGGCACGCAGGGACACGGCGACCGCCGCCCTGCTCCTGGACCTTCCCGAACTGGCCCTCCCGTACATCCCGTCCGGCGGCTACCACTTGTGGCTGCGGCTGCCCGACGGCACCGACGAGGCCGCGTTGTTCTCCGCCGCCCTGCGCGCGGGCGTCGCCGTCGCACCCGGCCGCCCCTACTTCTGCGCCGAACCCCCGGCCGCGTACCTGCGGTTGAGTTTCGCGGGCGTGGCAGGACCTGCCGAGATCGCCGAGGGCGTACGGAGACTGCGGACCGCTTGCGACGAGGTGCTGGGCTGA
- a CDS encoding DMT family transporter, translated as MTAQDSATPTTSIAVSSGTLLASLGVVAFSLTFPSTVWGLESFGPWSLAAVRSVLAAIVAGGFLLAMRVPLPDRRHWAGLAVVAGGVVVGFPLLTTLALQTSTTSHAAVVVGLLPLTTAAFAAVRTGRRPSRAFWLAALAGAAVVIAFTVQQSGGELRSGDVCLFGALLVCAAGYTEGGRLARQMPGWQVVGWALIFCLPFALAGSAVALAFEPVRLTAHGTIGLLWVAVGSTFFGLYVWYRGMASIGIAKASQLQLAQPLLTLVWSVSLLGETLSPAAPVAAVAVLVCIAVTQRART; from the coding sequence ATGACAGCACAGGATAGCGCTACTCCCACCACCTCGATAGCGGTCAGCAGCGGCACCCTCCTCGCATCGCTGGGCGTCGTCGCGTTCTCGCTCACCTTCCCGTCCACTGTCTGGGGCCTGGAGAGCTTCGGCCCCTGGTCCCTGGCTGCCGTACGGAGCGTGCTCGCCGCCATCGTCGCGGGCGGCTTTCTGCTGGCGATGCGCGTACCGCTGCCCGACCGCCGGCACTGGGCCGGTCTGGCAGTGGTGGCCGGCGGTGTGGTCGTGGGCTTCCCGCTGCTGACGACGCTCGCCCTGCAGACCTCGACCACCTCGCACGCCGCCGTCGTGGTGGGACTGCTGCCGCTCACCACTGCCGCCTTCGCGGCCGTGCGCACCGGCCGGCGCCCCTCTCGCGCCTTCTGGCTGGCGGCGCTCGCCGGAGCGGCCGTGGTGATCGCCTTCACCGTGCAGCAGAGCGGCGGCGAACTCCGGAGCGGCGATGTCTGTCTGTTCGGCGCCCTGCTGGTCTGCGCGGCCGGCTACACCGAGGGCGGCCGTCTCGCCCGGCAGATGCCGGGCTGGCAGGTGGTCGGCTGGGCGCTGATCTTCTGCCTGCCGTTCGCGCTCGCCGGCTCGGCCGTCGCCCTGGCCTTCGAGCCGGTGCGACTGACGGCACACGGCACGATCGGGCTGCTCTGGGTCGCCGTCGGCTCGACGTTCTTCGGGCTGTACGTCTGGTACCGCGGCATGGCCTCGATCGGTATCGCCAAGGCCAGCCAGCTCCAGCTGGCGCAGCCGCTCCTGACCCTGGTCTGGTCGGTGTCCCTGCTGGGCGAAACCCTCTCGCCCGCCGCCCCGGTGGCGGCCGTGGCCGTTCTGGTCTGCATCGCGGTCACCCAGCGCGCCCGAACCTGA
- a CDS encoding DUF1918 domain-containing protein, which produces MQANVGDTLLVHGRTVGQHDKVAEVVEVLGPQGTPPYRVRFQDGHEALMSPGPDTVVQHPEQG; this is translated from the coding sequence ATGCAAGCGAACGTGGGCGACACGCTGCTGGTGCACGGCAGGACCGTGGGGCAGCACGACAAGGTCGCCGAAGTCGTCGAGGTGCTGGGACCCCAGGGCACTCCCCCGTATCGCGTCCGCTTCCAGGACGGGCACGAGGCACTGATGTCACCGGGTCCCGACACCGTCGTACAACACCCCGAGCAGGGCTGA
- a CDS encoding glycoside hydrolase family 10 protein: MGLIGRRGFVVTAAGALAALATAGDAAAVPASARRRRRHGPGPEFRGMWLASVANRDWPSRPGLTAAEQRDELLALLDTAVARRLNAVVFQVRPTADALWPSPYEPWSAYLTGVQGKDPGWDPLGTAVREAHLRGLELHAWFNPYRVANHTDPSRLVANHPARVHPDWILPYGGKLYYNPGLPDVRRFVQDAMMDAVLRYDIDAVHFDDYFYPYPVAGQVFDDDATYARYGAGFPDKAAWRRDNTDRLVSGMADRIKKARTRVRFGISPFGVWRNATTDPLGSDTRAGVQTYDDLHADTRKWVKQGWIDYIVPQIYWNIGFAVADYAKLLPWWNDVVRGTGVHLYAGEALYKAGAPGQPAPWQDPAELSRHLTLARAYPHVRGHCFFSAKEVMTDPIGAMARVVADHYPTRVAPPS, from the coding sequence ATGGGACTCATCGGGAGAAGAGGCTTTGTGGTGACGGCGGCCGGTGCGCTGGCCGCGCTGGCGACAGCCGGGGACGCGGCCGCCGTACCGGCCTCGGCGCGACGGCGCCGACGGCACGGGCCGGGCCCGGAGTTCCGCGGGATGTGGCTCGCGAGCGTCGCCAACCGCGACTGGCCGTCCAGGCCCGGACTCACCGCCGCCGAGCAGCGCGACGAACTGCTCGCCCTCCTCGACACCGCCGTCGCCCGCCGGCTGAACGCCGTCGTCTTCCAGGTCCGGCCGACCGCTGACGCGCTGTGGCCGTCACCGTACGAACCCTGGTCGGCGTACCTCACCGGCGTCCAGGGCAAGGACCCGGGCTGGGATCCGCTGGGCACCGCCGTGCGCGAGGCCCACCTGCGCGGTCTGGAGCTGCACGCCTGGTTCAACCCCTACCGGGTCGCCAACCACACCGACCCGTCCCGGCTGGTCGCGAACCACCCGGCCCGCGTCCACCCGGACTGGATCCTCCCGTACGGCGGAAAGCTGTACTACAACCCCGGTCTCCCCGACGTCCGGCGCTTCGTCCAGGACGCCATGATGGACGCCGTCCTCCGCTATGACATCGATGCCGTCCACTTCGACGACTACTTCTACCCGTATCCGGTCGCGGGCCAGGTCTTCGACGACGACGCCACCTACGCCCGCTACGGCGCCGGCTTCCCGGACAAGGCCGCCTGGCGGCGCGACAACACCGACCGGCTGGTGAGCGGCATGGCCGACCGGATCAAGAAGGCCAGGACGCGGGTCCGCTTCGGCATCAGCCCCTTCGGGGTGTGGCGCAACGCCACCACCGACCCGCTCGGCTCCGACACGCGGGCCGGCGTGCAGACCTACGACGATCTGCACGCCGACACCCGTAAGTGGGTCAAGCAGGGCTGGATCGACTACATCGTCCCCCAGATCTACTGGAACATCGGCTTCGCCGTCGCCGACTACGCCAAACTGCTGCCCTGGTGGAACGACGTCGTACGGGGCACGGGCGTCCATCTCTACGCCGGTGAGGCCCTGTACAAGGCGGGCGCCCCCGGCCAGCCCGCGCCCTGGCAGGACCCGGCCGAGCTCTCCCGCCATCTCACGCTGGCGCGCGCGTACCCGCACGTGCGCGGCCACTGCTTCTTCTCGGCGAAGGAAGTCATGACGGACCCGATCGGGGCGATGGCCAGGGTCGTGGCCGATCACTATCCGACCAGGGTGGCGCCGCCGAGCTGA
- a CDS encoding 3-hydroxybutyryl-CoA dehydrogenase, translating into MADIARVGVVGCGQMGAGIAEVCARSGLEVKVAETTGEALEIGRTRLYNSLSKAAERGKITEEERDATLERLSFTTDLGEFADRDLVIEAVVENEQVKTEIFQVLDQVVTRQDAILASNTSSIPLVKLAVATSRPDQVIGIHFFNPAPVQKLVELIPALTTSEETIKRAEAVVQQVLDKHPIRAQDRSGFVVNALLIPYLLSAIRMFESGIASREDIDNGMELGCAHPMGPLKLADLIGLDTVASVADSMYAEFKEPLYAAPPLLQRMVDAGRLGRKSGSGFYPYS; encoded by the coding sequence ATGGCCGACATTGCACGCGTCGGAGTGGTGGGCTGCGGCCAGATGGGCGCAGGCATCGCGGAGGTGTGCGCCCGCAGCGGCCTCGAGGTGAAGGTCGCCGAGACCACGGGCGAGGCCCTGGAGATCGGTCGCACCCGGCTCTACAACTCCCTCTCGAAGGCCGCCGAACGCGGCAAGATCACCGAGGAGGAGCGCGACGCGACCCTGGAGCGGCTCAGCTTCACCACCGACCTCGGGGAGTTCGCCGACCGCGATCTCGTCATCGAGGCCGTCGTGGAGAACGAGCAGGTCAAGACCGAGATCTTCCAGGTGCTGGACCAGGTGGTCACCCGCCAGGACGCGATCCTCGCCTCCAATACCTCGTCCATCCCGCTGGTGAAGCTCGCTGTCGCGACCTCCCGCCCGGACCAGGTCATCGGCATCCACTTCTTCAACCCGGCCCCGGTGCAGAAGCTCGTCGAGCTGATCCCGGCGCTGACCACCTCCGAGGAGACGATCAAGCGCGCCGAGGCCGTGGTGCAGCAGGTGCTCGACAAGCACCCGATCCGCGCCCAGGACCGCTCGGGCTTCGTGGTGAACGCCCTGCTCATCCCGTATCTGCTCTCCGCGATCCGGATGTTCGAGTCGGGCATCGCGAGCCGCGAGGACATCGACAACGGCATGGAGCTCGGCTGCGCCCACCCGATGGGCCCGCTGAAGCTCGCCGACCTCATCGGTCTGGACACCGTCGCCTCGGTCGCGGACTCGATGTACGCGGAGTTCAAGGAGCCGCTGTACGCCGCTCCCCCGCTGCTGCAGCGGATGGTGGACGCGGGCCGGCTCGGCCGCAAGTCGGGCTCCGGGTTCTACCCGTACTCCTGA
- a CDS encoding NUDIX hydrolase produces MQWTKLSEQTVYENRWFRVNLADVELPDGRHLDHFLIRLRPVAVATAVNKANEVLMLWRHRFITNSWGWELAAGVVEDGEDIAAAAAREMEEETGWRPGPLQHLMTVEPSNGLTDARHHLYWSEDATYIGHPEDDFESSRREWIPLKLVPDMIARGEVPAANMAAGLLMLHHLRLG; encoded by the coding sequence GTGCAGTGGACGAAATTAAGCGAACAAACTGTGTACGAAAACCGCTGGTTCAGGGTCAACCTGGCCGACGTCGAGCTCCCCGACGGCCGGCACCTGGACCACTTCCTCATCCGGCTCCGCCCCGTCGCCGTCGCGACCGCGGTCAACAAGGCCAACGAGGTGCTGATGCTCTGGCGGCACCGCTTCATCACCAACAGCTGGGGCTGGGAGCTCGCCGCGGGTGTCGTCGAGGACGGCGAGGACATCGCGGCCGCGGCCGCCAGGGAGATGGAGGAGGAGACGGGCTGGCGTCCGGGCCCCCTCCAGCACCTGATGACCGTCGAACCGTCCAACGGCCTCACCGACGCCCGGCACCATCTCTACTGGTCCGAGGACGCCACGTACATCGGGCATCCCGAGGACGACTTCGAGTCCTCGCGCCGCGAGTGGATACCGCTGAAGCTGGTACCCGACATGATCGCCCGCGGTGAGGTCCCGGCCGCCAACATGGCGGCCGGGCTGCTGATGCTCCACCATCTGCGCCTGGGCTGA
- a CDS encoding transcriptional regulator: MQPNTLLDALLDEAGISNAGLAARVNHAGRARGLALRYEHTAVARWLKGQRPRGQVPDLICEVLAARLHRAIALGDIGLGSPGDSVMPPGSPLSGFVERATALWRSDEQQRRHIIEAPAVTGTPAVMPVWEWENPPEDSDVSRSGQTRVSMADIKMLRAARAHYELMYRKAGGIATRSRIVGFLNAETAPLLRGGYSDALGRQLHRATGGLVSVAGICAYDSDAHGLAQRYFHQALRLAKASGDRGLGAYVIALLVNQSLFMAEHRQAVAFAEAALRAAGRQITPALAADLYAMQAKAYAHLGDGSSALRCIRRAELEAERIRRGAEPDETGYVQPGLVNVQVAEALLSLGDLTAAREHATQAVDTPAHDRGRVHRLAMLSQIELRQGEVDRAARTAAEMVERARGMESQRLRDRLRAVREHLVASGCTNADEAAELIDGALRVPL; encoded by the coding sequence GTGCAGCCCAACACTCTGCTCGACGCCCTGCTCGACGAGGCGGGCATCTCCAACGCGGGCCTCGCCGCCCGCGTCAACCACGCCGGCCGGGCACGAGGTCTCGCGCTGCGGTACGAACACACGGCCGTGGCACGCTGGTTGAAGGGCCAGCGCCCGCGCGGCCAGGTGCCCGACCTGATCTGCGAGGTGCTCGCCGCCCGGCTGCACCGGGCGATAGCGCTCGGGGACATCGGCCTTGGATCGCCGGGGGACTCCGTCATGCCGCCCGGCTCGCCGCTCTCCGGTTTCGTGGAGCGGGCCACCGCGCTGTGGCGCTCCGACGAGCAGCAGCGGCGGCACATCATCGAGGCGCCCGCGGTGACCGGCACCCCCGCCGTCATGCCGGTGTGGGAGTGGGAGAACCCCCCGGAGGACTCCGATGTCTCGCGCTCGGGACAGACGCGCGTCAGCATGGCCGACATCAAAATGCTGCGCGCGGCCCGGGCGCACTACGAGTTGATGTACCGGAAGGCGGGCGGTATCGCGACGCGCTCCCGCATCGTCGGCTTCCTCAACGCCGAGACGGCACCGCTGCTGCGCGGTGGCTACAGCGATGCGCTCGGCCGCCAACTGCACCGTGCGACCGGGGGTCTGGTCTCGGTCGCCGGTATCTGTGCGTACGACTCCGACGCGCACGGCCTGGCCCAGCGCTACTTCCATCAGGCGCTGCGGCTGGCAAAGGCCAGCGGTGACCGGGGACTTGGCGCCTATGTGATCGCGCTGCTGGTCAACCAGTCGCTGTTCATGGCGGAGCACCGGCAGGCGGTGGCCTTCGCCGAGGCGGCGCTGCGGGCGGCCGGCCGGCAGATCACTCCGGCGCTGGCCGCCGATCTGTACGCGATGCAGGCGAAGGCGTACGCCCATCTCGGCGACGGCAGCAGCGCGTTGAGGTGTATCCGGCGCGCGGAGCTGGAGGCGGAGCGGATCCGTCGGGGTGCCGAGCCGGACGAGACCGGGTACGTCCAGCCGGGCCTGGTGAACGTCCAGGTGGCGGAGGCCCTGCTCAGCCTCGGTGATCTGACGGCGGCACGGGAGCATGCCACCCAGGCCGTCGACACTCCGGCGCACGACCGCGGCCGGGTGCACCGGCTCGCCATGCTCAGCCAGATCGAGCTGCGTCAGGGCGAGGTGGACCGGGCGGCGCGGACGGCGGCCGAGATGGTGGAGCGGGCCAGGGGGATGGAGTCGCAGCGGCTCCGGGACCGGCTCCGTGCGGTGCGTGAGCACCTCGTGGCGAGCGGATGCACCAATGCCGATGAGGCGGCCGAACTCATCGACGGGGCACTGCGCGTTCCCCTCTGA
- the pheT gene encoding phenylalanine--tRNA ligase subunit beta: MRVPLSWLREYVDLPATETGRDVQAKLVSAGLEVETVEQLGAGLKGPLVVGKVLTIEELTEFKKPIRFCTVDVGRANGTGEPQEVVCGARNFSVGDKVVVVLPGAVLPGGFAIAARKTYGRTSHGMICSGDELGMGDDGSGGIIVLPPEYEVGTDAIELLELVDEVLDIAVTPDRGYCLSMRGVARETAIAYGLPLRDPALLDVPAPNSYGYVVKVADPIGCDRFTARTVVGLEPEARSPIWLRRRLQKAGMRPISLAVDVTNYVMLEVGQPLHAYDRSRLDGPIGVRRAEPGEKLTTLDGVQRVLDAEDLVITDNRGPIGLAGVMGGANTEIADHGDDAGATTEVVIEAAHFDAITIARTARRHKLASEASKRFERGVDPQAAAAAAQRTVDLLVLLAGGTAEAGVTEVVAPSAPRTIAMPANHPDRVAGVDYGRESVVRRLQEVGCDVYGQDELVVTVPSWRPDLSEPNDLAEEVIRLEGYENLPSTLPTPPPGRGLNERQRLHRRVGRALAGAGYVEALNYPFVGEQVLDQLGIPADDECRRLVKLVNPLSDEEPALRTALLPGLLGALRRNDGRGSHDLALFETGLVFRAPVREGIAVRLPVHRRPTEEEIAGLSGVLPVQPRHVAVVLAGAREQAGWWGKGRPAEWADAVESARTVAREAGAELIVRQGQYGPWHPGRCAELAVVIDGAEQTVGFAGELHPRVVKALHLPARSCAMELNLDLLEQASQGPLRAPRISTFPVATQDVALVVDEQVPSAEVEKVLTEGAGELLESIRLFDVFTGEQIGEGKKSLAYALRFRAADRTLTVEEASAARDAAVALAAERTGAVLRGA, encoded by the coding sequence ATGCGGGTCCCGCTTTCTTGGCTGCGGGAGTACGTCGACCTGCCGGCGACGGAGACCGGTCGTGACGTCCAGGCCAAGCTCGTTTCCGCCGGCCTCGAGGTCGAGACCGTCGAGCAGCTCGGCGCCGGGCTCAAGGGCCCGCTCGTCGTCGGCAAGGTGCTCACCATCGAGGAGCTGACGGAGTTCAAGAAGCCCATCCGCTTCTGCACCGTCGACGTCGGCCGGGCCAACGGCACGGGTGAGCCGCAGGAAGTCGTCTGCGGCGCGCGCAACTTCTCCGTCGGCGACAAGGTCGTCGTGGTGCTGCCGGGCGCCGTGCTGCCCGGCGGCTTCGCGATCGCCGCGCGCAAGACGTACGGCAGGACCTCGCACGGCATGATCTGCTCCGGCGACGAGCTCGGCATGGGCGACGACGGCAGCGGCGGCATCATCGTGCTTCCGCCCGAGTACGAGGTCGGCACCGACGCCATCGAGCTGCTCGAACTCGTTGACGAGGTCCTCGACATCGCCGTCACGCCCGACCGCGGCTACTGTCTCTCGATGCGCGGTGTCGCCCGCGAGACCGCCATCGCGTACGGCCTGCCGCTGCGTGACCCGGCGCTGCTGGACGTCCCGGCCCCGAACTCGTACGGCTACGTCGTGAAGGTCGCCGACCCGATCGGCTGCGATCGCTTCACCGCGCGTACGGTCGTCGGCCTGGAGCCCGAGGCCCGCTCCCCGATCTGGCTGCGGCGCCGGCTGCAGAAGGCCGGGATGCGCCCGATCTCCCTCGCCGTCGACGTCACCAACTACGTGATGCTCGAAGTCGGCCAGCCGCTGCACGCCTACGACCGCTCCCGTCTCGACGGGCCGATCGGAGTGCGCCGCGCCGAGCCCGGCGAGAAGCTCACCACCCTCGACGGTGTCCAGCGGGTGCTGGACGCCGAGGACCTGGTGATCACGGACAACCGCGGGCCGATCGGTCTCGCGGGCGTCATGGGCGGTGCCAACACGGAGATCGCGGACCACGGCGACGACGCCGGTGCCACCACCGAGGTCGTCATCGAGGCGGCGCACTTCGACGCGATCACCATTGCCCGTACCGCGCGCCGCCACAAGCTGGCCTCCGAGGCGTCCAAGCGCTTCGAGCGCGGTGTCGACCCGCAGGCCGCGGCGGCAGCCGCGCAGCGGACCGTCGATCTGCTGGTGCTGCTCGCGGGCGGCACCGCCGAGGCGGGCGTCACCGAGGTAGTCGCCCCTTCCGCGCCCCGCACGATCGCCATGCCGGCGAACCACCCGGACCGTGTCGCGGGCGTCGACTACGGCCGCGAGAGTGTCGTACGCCGTCTCCAGGAGGTCGGCTGCGACGTCTACGGACAGGACGAACTGGTCGTCACCGTCCCCTCCTGGCGTCCCGACCTCAGCGAGCCGAACGACCTCGCCGAGGAAGTCATCCGACTGGAGGGGTACGAGAACCTTCCCTCGACGCTGCCCACGCCGCCCCCGGGCCGCGGGCTCAACGAGCGTCAGCGGCTGCACCGCCGCGTCGGCCGTGCACTGGCCGGGGCCGGTTATGTCGAGGCGCTGAACTACCCGTTCGTCGGCGAGCAGGTCCTCGATCAGCTCGGCATCCCCGCGGACGACGAGTGCCGTCGGCTGGTCAAGCTGGTCAACCCGCTCTCCGACGAGGAGCCCGCGCTGCGCACGGCGCTGCTGCCGGGACTGCTCGGCGCGCTGCGCCGCAACGACGGCCGCGGCAGCCACGACCTGGCGCTCTTCGAGACCGGTCTGGTCTTCCGGGCCCCGGTGAGGGAGGGCATCGCGGTACGGCTGCCCGTCCACCGCCGTCCGACCGAGGAGGAGATCGCCGGACTGAGCGGAGTGCTGCCCGTGCAGCCGCGCCATGTGGCGGTCGTGCTCGCCGGTGCGCGTGAGCAGGCCGGCTGGTGGGGCAAGGGGCGTCCGGCCGAGTGGGCCGACGCGGTCGAGTCCGCCCGCACGGTCGCACGCGAGGCAGGGGCCGAACTGATCGTCCGCCAGGGCCAGTACGGTCCGTGGCACCCGGGCCGCTGCGCCGAGCTCGCCGTGGTGATCGACGGAGCGGAGCAGACCGTCGGTTTCGCTGGTGAGCTGCACCCGCGCGTGGTCAAGGCGCTGCATCTGCCCGCGCGCAGCTGCGCCATGGAGCTGAACCTGGACCTGCTGGAGCAGGCGTCGCAGGGCCCGCTCCGGGCGCCCCGGATCTCCACCTTCCCGGTGGCGACCCAGGACGTCGCTCTCGTCGTCGACGAGCAGGTGCCGTCCGCCGAGGTCGAGAAGGTGCTGACCGAGGGCGCGGGTGAACTGCTGGAGTCCATCCGGCTGTTCGACGTCTTCACCGGTGAGCAGATCGGCGAGGGCAAGAAGTCCCTGGCGTACGCGCTGCGGTTCCGTGCCGCCGACCGGACGCTTACGGTCGAGGAGGCATCGGCCGCCCGGGACGCGGCGGTGGCCCTCGCCGCCGAGCGCACCGGGGCGGTGCTGCGCGGAGCCTGA
- the pheS gene encoding phenylalanine--tRNA ligase subunit alpha codes for MSAPNKSYDPVEVEALKPEEIERMRDEALAAFAAAGDLDALTHAKIAHTGGTSPLALANREIGALPPQAKAEAGKRVGQARGVVSKALAARQAELEAERDARVLVEEAVDVTLPHDRIPAGARHPLTTLMERLEDIFVSMGYEVGEGPEVEAEWFNFDALNFVPDHPARQMQDTFFVQGPKGTTDDESGIVLRTHTSPVQARTLLDREPPVYVVVPGRVYRTDELDATHTPVFHQIELLAVDEGLTMADLKGTLDHMVQALFGRDMKTRLRPNFFPFTEPSAEMDMACYVCRGESVGNPDRPCRTCGSEGWIELGGCGMVNPKVLIACGVDPEKYSGFAFGFGIERMLMFRHNVEDMRDMVEGDVRFTRPFGMEI; via the coding sequence ATGTCCGCACCCAATAAGTCGTACGACCCTGTTGAGGTCGAGGCACTGAAACCGGAAGAGATCGAGCGCATGCGGGACGAGGCGCTCGCCGCCTTCGCCGCCGCCGGCGACCTCGACGCCCTCACCCACGCGAAGATCGCGCACACCGGCGGCACCTCGCCGCTCGCGCTCGCCAACCGTGAGATCGGCGCGCTGCCGCCGCAGGCCAAGGCCGAGGCGGGCAAGCGCGTGGGTCAGGCCCGCGGTGTCGTGAGCAAGGCCCTCGCCGCCCGGCAGGCGGAGCTGGAGGCCGAGCGCGACGCCAGGGTGCTCGTCGAGGAGGCAGTGGATGTCACGCTGCCCCACGACCGCATCCCGGCCGGTGCCCGCCACCCGCTGACCACGCTGATGGAGCGCCTCGAGGACATCTTCGTGTCCATGGGGTACGAGGTCGGCGAAGGCCCCGAGGTCGAGGCGGAGTGGTTCAACTTCGACGCCCTGAACTTCGTGCCCGACCATCCGGCGCGGCAGATGCAGGACACCTTCTTCGTCCAGGGCCCCAAGGGCACCACGGACGACGAGTCCGGCATCGTGCTGCGTACGCACACCTCCCCGGTGCAGGCCCGCACGCTGCTCGACCGCGAGCCGCCGGTCTACGTCGTCGTGCCCGGCCGCGTCTACCGCACCGACGAGCTGGACGCGACCCACACCCCGGTCTTCCACCAGATCGAGCTGCTCGCCGTCGACGAGGGCCTGACCATGGCCGACCTCAAGGGCACCCTGGACCACATGGTCCAGGCGCTCTTCGGCCGGGACATGAAGACGCGGCTGCGCCCGAACTTCTTCCCGTTCACCGAGCCGTCCGCCGAGATGGACATGGCCTGCTACGTGTGCCGCGGCGAGTCCGTGGGCAACCCGGACCGGCCCTGCCGCACCTGCGGCAGCGAGGGCTGGATCGAGCTCGGCGGCTGCGGCATGGTCAACCCGAAGGTGCTCATCGCCTGCGGCGTCGACCCCGAGAAGTACAGCGGATTCGCCTTCGGGTTCGGCATCGAGCGGATGCTGATGTTCCGCCACAACGTCGAAGACATGCGAGACATGGTCGAGGGTGACGTCCGGTTCACCCGGCCGTTCGGGATGGAGATCTGA